Proteins from a genomic interval of Polaribacter sejongensis:
- a CDS encoding GSCFA domain-containing protein, protein MQLQTKIPLKKELLNQIIYDSKIVLLGSCFSENIGDKLNYFKFQSNQNPFGILFHPKAIENLITNAINEKEYTETDLIFQNERWHSFDAHSNLSSPDKSKLLENLNSAISSTNKQLKEATHIIITLGTSWVYRYLEIDTIVANCHKIPQKKFLKELLSVDEISESLEAILVLLKSINKDIQILFTVSPVRHLKDGFVENTQSKSHLIAAVHNVVNHKENTHYFPSYEIMMDELRDYRFYAEDMVHPNKTAINYIWEKFVATWFSEETALTMKEVDVIQKGLSHRPFNENSAQHQQFLKNLEVKKDKLKVQFPFINF, encoded by the coding sequence ATGCAACTTCAAACTAAAATCCCGTTAAAAAAAGAGCTTTTAAATCAAATAATTTATGATTCAAAAATTGTATTATTAGGCTCTTGTTTTTCAGAAAACATTGGAGATAAGCTCAATTATTTTAAGTTTCAATCTAACCAAAATCCATTCGGAATTTTATTTCACCCAAAAGCAATTGAAAATTTAATTACAAATGCCATAAATGAAAAAGAATACACGGAAACAGATTTAATTTTCCAAAATGAACGCTGGCATAGTTTTGATGCACATTCTAACTTAAGTTCCCCAGATAAAAGTAAACTCTTAGAAAATTTAAATTCTGCTATTTCATCAACTAACAAACAACTAAAAGAAGCAACACACATTATAATTACATTGGGAACTTCTTGGGTGTATCGTTATCTTGAAATAGATACAATTGTAGCCAATTGCCATAAAATTCCACAGAAAAAATTTTTAAAAGAATTACTTTCTGTTGATGAAATTTCAGAGAGTTTAGAAGCTATACTTGTACTTTTAAAATCTATAAATAAAGATATCCAAATACTTTTTACGGTTTCTCCTGTACGTCATTTAAAAGATGGTTTTGTAGAAAATACACAGAGTAAATCTCATTTAATTGCTGCGGTTCATAATGTTGTAAACCATAAAGAAAACACGCATTATTTTCCGAGTTATGAAATTATGATGGATGAATTACGAGATTATCGTTTTTATGCAGAAGATATGGTGCATCCCAATAAAACTGCCATTAATTATATTTGGGAAAAATTTGTTGCCACTTGGTTTTCTGAAGAGACCGCTTTAACTATGAAAGAAGTGGATGTAATTCAAAAGGGACTTTCTCACAGACCTTTTAACGAAAACTCAGCACAACATCAGCAATTTTTAAAAAATCTAGAAGTAAAAAAAGACAAGTTAAAAGTTCAGTTTCCTTTTATCAATTTTTAA
- a CDS encoding rhodanese-like domain-containing protein, which translates to MGLFDMFKRKDMSAEIKEYLEKGAVILDVRTQEEWDEGHTEGAEHVVLTVIPLEVEKIKAWNKPVIAVCRSGARSGQATQFLEKHGVDVINGGPWQNVDQHVS; encoded by the coding sequence ATGGGTCTATTTGACATGTTTAAAAGAAAAGATATGAGTGCAGAAATTAAAGAATACTTAGAAAAAGGAGCTGTAATTCTAGATGTAAGAACACAAGAAGAGTGGGATGAAGGGCATACAGAAGGAGCAGAACACGTAGTTTTAACGGTTATTCCTTTAGAAGTTGAAAAAATTAAAGCTTGGAACAAACCTGTAATTGCTGTTTGTAGAAGTGGAGCAAGAAGCGGACAAGCAACTCAGTTTTTAGAAAAACATGGAGTAGATGTTATAAATGGAGGTCCTTGGCAAAACGTAGATCAACACGTTTCTTAA
- a CDS encoding GxxExxY protein, which produces MDTKITEKIIGAAIEVHKTLGPGLLESAYQECLFFELKNLGLKVKKEVSLPIIYKDIKLDHGYRIDLLVEDKIVLELKTVEAFTDVHSAQILTYMKLGNYPLGLLINFHTKLLKNGLKRFINTI; this is translated from the coding sequence ATGGATACTAAAATAACAGAAAAAATTATAGGTGCAGCCATTGAAGTTCATAAAACTCTTGGTCCTGGTTTGTTAGAATCTGCATATCAAGAGTGTTTATTCTTTGAATTAAAAAATCTAGGTTTAAAAGTAAAAAAGGAAGTTTCATTACCTATTATTTATAAAGATATAAAATTAGATCACGGTTATAGAATTGATTTATTAGTTGAAGATAAAATAGTTTTAGAACTAAAAACTGTCGAAGCTTTTACAGATGTTCATTCCGCTCAAATTTTAACATATATGAAATTAGGTAATTATCCATTAGGATTATTAATTAATTTCCATACAAAACTATTAAAAAACGGATTAAAACGTTTTATAAACACAATTTAA
- a CDS encoding YncE family protein produces the protein MIRFYNIFILFTLLLLSCNSDEDKDIISDINDLSVEIISPINKQAFSPNSIIEFKGQISSPNLKDFSTLKAIWVSDVYGTLNESTIDENGETKFSTSNLSKNIHFIRLNIYNEIDESVYDEIIVYNSIWLYPITDKKNTSSISWSKTEDLSFDSYDVYRSPYKNNINNKKDDLIYSTTNINDTTFIDSNAYLATKYYYKVFLKRTTKSPIYVGSNIDSITLGNFKKLDYPISKIIKDPNRNYAYGIVNIDNIYSTNSTGYGLSFINIENKEVKRILTNYRFTDIDIDPSGNYLYLCSRSNVIQKVNLNTRQLESSFSLLRPAHKIEIGINNKLYYHITPPTSGSTEFRIYDLTNNTDIYYNTTIPAAYSSFSHGDFELDNNQNIYHGESNTSSSFLTKIGTTNDTFSIVEQISSSSYQRAGVTLNNNKIYWNNYLFDSNLKRIGVFKDEGNDVDIQTVSPNGNLALGWARLYDTNNFNIMKKIAINYDIATFTKDNQILFVKNENKISNVNTSTLFFYDF, from the coding sequence ATGATACGTTTTTATAATATTTTCATACTGTTTACTTTATTGTTACTATCATGTAATAGTGATGAAGACAAAGATATAATATCTGATATTAACGATTTATCTGTAGAAATAATATCACCTATCAATAAACAAGCTTTTTCACCAAACAGTATAATAGAGTTTAAAGGACAGATATCATCACCTAATTTAAAAGATTTTTCAACTTTAAAAGCAATTTGGGTTAGTGATGTTTATGGAACTTTAAATGAAAGTACTATTGATGAAAATGGAGAAACAAAATTCTCTACATCTAACTTATCTAAAAACATACATTTTATTAGATTGAATATCTATAATGAAATAGACGAAAGTGTGTATGATGAAATAATCGTTTATAATTCTATTTGGCTTTATCCAATTACTGATAAAAAAAACACTTCTAGTATATCTTGGAGCAAAACAGAAGATCTTTCTTTTGATAGTTATGATGTTTATAGATCTCCTTATAAAAACAATATCAACAATAAAAAAGATGATTTAATTTATAGTACAACAAATATTAACGATACTACTTTTATTGATTCTAATGCTTATTTAGCAACAAAATATTATTATAAAGTTTTCTTGAAAAGAACTACCAAATCTCCCATTTATGTTGGCAGTAATATTGATTCTATTACTTTAGGAAATTTTAAAAAATTAGATTACCCAATTTCTAAAATAATAAAAGATCCAAATAGGAATTATGCTTATGGAATTGTAAACATAGATAATATTTATAGTACAAATTCTACTGGATATGGATTGTCTTTTATAAATATTGAAAACAAAGAGGTTAAAAGAATATTAACAAATTATAGATTTACGGATATAGACATAGATCCATCTGGAAATTATTTATACTTGTGTTCTAGGAGCAATGTAATTCAAAAAGTAAACTTAAACACAAGACAACTTGAGTCTAGTTTTTCTTTATTAAGACCTGCTCACAAAATAGAAATAGGAATCAATAATAAGCTTTATTATCACATTACACCTCCAACTAGTGGTTCTACAGAATTTAGAATTTATGATCTAACAAATAACACCGATATTTATTACAACACAACAATTCCTGCTGCCTATTCAAGTTTTTCTCATGGCGATTTTGAATTAGATAATAATCAGAATATATATCATGGTGAAAGCAATACCTCAAGTTCTTTTTTAACTAAAATAGGAACAACTAATGACACTTTTTCTATAGTTGAACAAATAAGTAGTAGTTCTTATCAAAGAGCTGGAGTAACGTTGAATAACAATAAAATTTATTGGAATAATTACTTATTTGATAGTAATTTAAAGAGAATTGGTGTTTTTAAAGATGAAGGTAATGATGTTGACATACAAACTGTTTCTCCAAATGGTAACTTAGCTTTGGGTTGGGCTCGTTTATATGATACAAATAATTTTAATATCATGAAAAAAATAGCTATCAACTATGATATTGCTACTTTTACAAAAGATAACCAAATTTTATTTGTGAAAAATGAAAATAAAATCTCTAACGTTAATACATCAACTTTATTTTTTTATGATTTTTAG
- a CDS encoding BT0820 family HAD-type phosphatase codes for MIPNNPLIIAVDFDGTIVEDAYPKIGEEIIFAFDTLKRLQSQGHRLILWTYRHGKKLDEAVAFCKENNIEFYAVNKNFPEEEYDEKHSRKIHADLFIDDRNVGGFLGWTEIHKAIFNYEPPKKKKKGFFSFFK; via the coding sequence ATGATACCTAATAACCCACTAATTATTGCCGTAGATTTTGATGGTACCATTGTAGAAGATGCGTATCCAAAAATAGGTGAAGAAATAATTTTTGCTTTCGACACCTTAAAAAGGCTACAATCTCAAGGGCATCGATTAATTCTATGGACTTACAGACACGGAAAAAAATTAGATGAAGCAGTTGCTTTCTGTAAAGAAAACAACATTGAATTTTATGCAGTAAACAAAAATTTCCCTGAAGAGGAATACGATGAAAAACACAGTCGTAAAATACATGCAGATTTATTTATAGACGACAGAAATGTTGGAGGCTTTTTAGGTTGGACAGAAATACACAAAGCTATTTTTAATTACGAGCCACCTAAAAAAAAGAAAAAAGGGTTTTTCTCTTTTTTCAAATAG
- the gpmI gene encoding 2,3-bisphosphoglycerate-independent phosphoglycerate mutase has product MDKKVILMILDGWGITQDPKVSAIYNAKTPFINGLYDKYPNAQLRTDGEHVGLPEGQMGNSEVGHMNLGAGRIVYQNLARINKAVKENTLGQEKVLLDTFKYAKENNKDVHLLGLVSNGGIHAHINHLKGLLDVAKENKVDNVYLHAFTDGRDCDPKSAPYFLNEVQEHMDKSTGKIATVTGRYYAMDRDNRWERVKEAYDGIVNGVGTKTTDIINTIKTNYEAGITDEFHKPIIVTNEDGSPKAQIKEGDVVLFFNYRTDRGRELTNALSQNDFPEFGMKKLDLYFTTITLYDASFKGINVIYNTDNIKNTLGEVLSKAGKKQIRIAETEKYPHVTFFFSGGQETPFEGESRILRNSPKVATYDLKPEMSAYELKDALCEDLKKGEADFVCLNFANGDMVGHTGMMDAAIKACEAVDICAKEVIETGLDNGYSILLIADHGNCETMMNPDGSPHTAHTTNPVPFILIDKEIKSVNSGVLGDIAPTILDLMNVAQPKEMTQHSLL; this is encoded by the coding sequence ATGGACAAGAAAGTTATATTAATGATTTTAGATGGTTGGGGAATTACACAAGACCCTAAGGTATCTGCTATTTACAATGCAAAAACTCCTTTTATAAACGGTTTATACGACAAATATCCAAATGCTCAATTAAGGACAGACGGAGAACATGTTGGTTTGCCAGAAGGACAAATGGGAAATTCTGAAGTTGGACACATGAATTTAGGTGCTGGTAGAATTGTATATCAGAATCTAGCTCGTATTAATAAAGCTGTTAAAGAAAATACTTTAGGGCAAGAAAAAGTATTATTAGATACTTTTAAATACGCAAAAGAGAATAACAAAGATGTTCATTTATTAGGTTTGGTTTCTAATGGAGGAATTCATGCACACATTAATCACTTAAAAGGATTATTAGATGTTGCTAAAGAAAATAAAGTAGATAATGTGTATTTACACGCATTTACAGACGGTAGAGATTGTGATCCTAAATCTGCTCCTTATTTCTTAAATGAGGTACAAGAACATATGGATAAAAGTACCGGTAAAATAGCAACTGTAACAGGTCGTTATTACGCAATGGATAGAGATAACCGTTGGGAACGTGTAAAGGAAGCGTATGATGGTATTGTTAATGGAGTTGGTACAAAAACAACTGATATTATTAATACTATAAAAACGAATTACGAAGCTGGTATTACAGATGAGTTTCACAAACCAATCATTGTAACCAATGAAGATGGTTCGCCAAAAGCACAAATTAAAGAAGGTGATGTGGTACTTTTCTTTAACTACAGAACAGATAGAGGTAGAGAATTGACAAACGCGTTGTCTCAAAATGATTTCCCTGAATTTGGAATGAAAAAATTAGACCTTTATTTTACAACCATCACTTTATATGATGCAAGTTTTAAAGGAATTAATGTTATTTATAATACTGATAATATTAAAAATACTTTAGGAGAAGTTTTATCTAAAGCAGGTAAAAAACAGATTCGTATTGCAGAGACAGAGAAATATCCGCACGTTACATTTTTCTTTTCTGGAGGACAAGAAACACCGTTTGAAGGTGAATCTAGAATTTTAAGAAACTCACCAAAAGTTGCTACTTACGATTTAAAACCAGAAATGTCTGCTTACGAATTAAAAGATGCTTTGTGTGAAGATTTAAAGAAAGGTGAAGCTGATTTTGTTTGCTTAAACTTTGCAAATGGTGATATGGTTGGACATACAGGAATGATGGACGCTGCAATAAAAGCTTGTGAAGCTGTAGATATTTGTGCTAAAGAAGTTATAGAAACTGGTTTAGATAATGGATATTCTATTTTATTAATTGCAGATCATGGTAACTGTGAAACAATGATGAATCCTGATGGATCTCCTCATACAGCACACACTACAAACCCAGTTCCTTTTATTTTAATTGATAAAGAAATAAAATCTGTAAACAGTGGTGTTTTAGGTGATATTGCTCCTACAATTTTAGATTTGATGAATGTAGCACAACCAAAAGAAATGACACAACATTCTTTATTATAA
- the map gene encoding type I methionyl aminopeptidase, with amino-acid sequence MIKIKTREEIELMRESALIVSKTLGMLAKEVKPGVSTLYLDKLAEDFIRSEGAVPGFLGLYDFPNSLCMSPNNQVVHGIPNKNPLVEGDIISIDCGAYKNGFHGDHAYTFAVGEIEPATRKLLDVTRASLYVGIKEFKAGNRVGDVGYAIQKFSEDHGYGVVRELVGHGLGREMHEDPEMPNYGKRGRGKKFVEGMVVAIEPMTNLGTHKIKQHSDGWTITTLDNKPSAHFEHDVAIVNGKPELLSTFKYVHDALGIVTDEEDAFRQ; translated from the coding sequence ATGATTAAGATAAAAACAAGAGAAGAGATAGAATTGATGAGAGAAAGCGCACTAATCGTTTCTAAAACGTTAGGTATGCTTGCTAAAGAAGTAAAACCCGGAGTTTCTACTTTGTACTTAGATAAACTTGCCGAAGACTTTATTAGATCTGAAGGTGCTGTACCTGGTTTCTTAGGATTATACGATTTTCCAAATTCACTTTGTATGAGTCCAAATAACCAAGTTGTACACGGTATTCCAAATAAAAACCCATTAGTAGAAGGCGATATTATTTCTATAGATTGTGGCGCATATAAGAATGGTTTTCACGGAGATCACGCCTACACTTTTGCTGTTGGAGAGATTGAACCAGCAACTAGAAAATTACTAGATGTAACTAGAGCTAGTTTATACGTTGGTATTAAAGAATTTAAGGCAGGAAATAGAGTTGGTGATGTTGGTTATGCTATTCAAAAGTTTTCTGAAGACCATGGTTATGGTGTAGTAAGAGAATTGGTAGGTCATGGATTAGGAAGAGAAATGCACGAAGATCCAGAAATGCCAAACTACGGAAAAAGAGGTCGTGGTAAAAAGTTTGTAGAAGGTATGGTAGTTGCCATAGAACCAATGACAAACTTAGGTACTCATAAAATTAAACAACATTCAGACGGTTGGACAATTACAACTTTAGACAACAAACCTTCTGCGCATTTTGAGCATGATGTTGCTATTGTAAACGGTAAACCAGAATTACTTTCTACGTTTAAATATGTACACGACGCATTGGGGATTGTTACCGATGAGGAGGATGCATTCAGACAATAG
- a CDS encoding aromatic amino acid hydroxylase: MSLHFELNEVTKKLPKHLHKFVVQQPYEEYTAQNQAVWRYVMRMNVDYLSKVAHKSYISGLEKTGISVENIPYMAGMNRILKEIGWATVSVDGFIPPNAFMEFQAYNVLVIASDMRTINHIEYTPAPDIIHEAAGHAPIISNPEYAEYLRRFGEIGSKAISSAKDYEMYEAIRLLSILKENPNSTESEIDDAEQKVAYLQNNMGKLSEMAQIRNLHWWTVEYGLIGTLENPKIYGAGLLSSIGESAWCMQDEVKKVAYSIDAATVNFDITKPQPQLYVTPDFAYLSLVLDEFANTMVIRTGGLKSIHKLINSDNLGTIELTTGIQISGVFTKVIQFKNNKVAYFQTTGATALSNRDKELIGHGITSHASGFGSPVGKLKGINLPIEDMSPRDLKAYGIYEGEFMTLEFESGVIVKGKAITGTRDLRGKILIISFDDCTVTYKEEVLFQPEWGIYDMAVGKEVVSAYAGPADVDSFLGLGKVSETKTHKIKYSESEQELYALYDEVRCLREEETSTNKKITEIFNQLNSKFQGDWLLLLELYELALQSNFSIKETILERLEVLKCNKSYTKLIENGLILCQV; the protein is encoded by the coding sequence ATGAGTCTCCATTTCGAATTAAACGAAGTCACTAAAAAATTACCCAAACATTTACACAAGTTTGTGGTACAGCAGCCGTATGAAGAATATACAGCACAAAACCAAGCTGTTTGGCGTTATGTAATGAGAATGAATGTGGATTACTTAAGCAAGGTTGCTCATAAATCTTATATAAGCGGATTAGAAAAAACGGGTATTTCTGTAGAAAACATTCCTTATATGGCAGGAATGAACAGGATTTTAAAAGAAATTGGTTGGGCTACGGTTTCGGTTGATGGTTTTATTCCGCCAAATGCATTTATGGAATTTCAGGCATATAATGTTTTGGTAATTGCGTCGGATATGCGAACCATAAATCATATAGAATATACACCAGCACCAGATATTATCCACGAAGCAGCAGGTCATGCGCCTATTATTTCAAATCCTGAATATGCAGAATATTTACGAAGGTTTGGAGAAATAGGTAGTAAAGCAATTTCCTCTGCTAAAGATTATGAAATGTATGAAGCCATCAGGCTTTTATCCATCTTAAAAGAAAATCCAAATTCAACAGAAAGTGAAATAGATGACGCGGAGCAAAAAGTAGCCTATCTGCAAAATAATATGGGGAAATTGTCTGAAATGGCACAAATTAGAAATTTACATTGGTGGACTGTAGAATACGGGTTGATTGGTACTTTAGAGAATCCTAAAATATACGGAGCAGGTTTACTTTCCTCTATTGGAGAGAGTGCCTGGTGTATGCAAGATGAAGTGAAAAAAGTTGCGTATTCTATTGATGCAGCTACCGTTAATTTTGATATTACAAAACCGCAACCGCAATTATATGTAACGCCAGATTTTGCTTATTTAAGCTTGGTGTTAGATGAATTTGCCAATACAATGGTAATAAGAACTGGCGGATTAAAAAGTATTCATAAATTGATAAATTCTGATAATTTAGGAACCATCGAATTGACAACGGGAATTCAAATTTCGGGTGTTTTTACCAAGGTTATTCAGTTTAAAAACAATAAAGTAGCTTATTTTCAAACTACAGGTGCAACTGCATTGTCTAATAGAGATAAAGAATTAATTGGACATGGAATTACTAGTCATGCTAGTGGTTTTGGGAGTCCGGTTGGTAAATTAAAAGGAATTAATTTGCCCATAGAAGATATGAGCCCGAGAGATTTAAAAGCGTACGGAATTTACGAAGGTGAATTTATGACTTTAGAGTTTGAGAGTGGCGTTATTGTAAAAGGAAAAGCAATTACCGGAACTAGAGATTTGCGAGGTAAAATTTTAATTATTTCTTTTGATGATTGCACGGTTACTTATAAGGAGGAAGTTTTGTTTCAACCAGAATGGGGAATTTATGATATGGCAGTTGGTAAAGAGGTAGTTTCTGCCTATGCAGGTCCTGCTGATGTAGACTCGTTTTTAGGTCTAGGAAAAGTATCTGAAACCAAAACACATAAAATTAAATATTCAGAAAGTGAACAAGAATTGTATGCCTTGTATGATGAAGTCAGGTGTCTAAGAGAAGAAGAGACTTCGACCAATAAAAAAATAACAGAAATATTTAATCAGTTAAATAGCAAATTTCAAGGAGATTGGTTGTTGCTTTTAGAATTATATGAATTAGCTTTGCAAAGTAATTTTTCTATTAAGGAGACCATTTTAGAAAGATTAGAAGTTTTAAAATGTAACAAAAGCTACACAAAGCTAATTGAAAATGGGTTAATTTTGTGTCAAGTTTAA
- a CDS encoding IPT/TIG domain-containing protein gives MSFSSSTFSNFFLCFSLIIIISCSDDEEDIISNEILIETISNENINEGGVVLKGRFTNVNENVDFGFVLSGIEGGTYNQLGEVKIIKNVLDNEYSIEYRSGLKEGKKYYFNVFIILNGEYFYGKEKLFVSNGSAIPIIKELSSSKLSLLDTLLIKGSYFSQNPKVYFSNVVAVPFVSSDSLIKVVVPFPKNNYLLTKPYSKIKIVNEDNQENTISNFSLNTPRIDSIVPKRITDSDTLRIYGDYFDAKRSNMVTTISDNQQYNYKIIKSSKNIIILEPSIIRKKNPIIVVRSQLTNVTKQMEVLMPEITSIPTNCLSFEDDLVIKGANFPLNNDRFIIKLEDNYLSPYIATRDSLVFKIDNGYKFKDFKDNEISINYLNEVNIAKDKICIDEPWLKVNNDYEGHGVIKMFTFNEDIYALGFTYTNWDTLKDVFKLNKNTFNFEKVTDENFNKEYSSNSGRLNVFYKDKMYSKKYLSSNDDLFASYNILTNDKKELSDFPGVLREYGFMVVVGDYIYTGLGERYFREPMRDIWKYSIINNSWEKIIDNFPEITSSYETSKLNPLVFVDNNKIYIGSGQVNKQLDFWELDTENNQITKKLDLPDAFKNLSVNSNNALFIENKTYFHNQSMFEYDSNNDIWKNYITNGERYSGAGYFYLNDEIYMKYDRAIYKFNSEYLK, from the coding sequence ATGAGTTTTTCTAGTAGTACTTTTAGCAATTTTTTTTTATGTTTTTCATTAATAATTATCATTTCATGTTCTGATGATGAGGAAGATATAATAAGTAATGAAATATTAATAGAGACCATTTCAAATGAGAATATTAATGAAGGAGGAGTTGTTTTAAAAGGTAGATTTACGAACGTTAATGAAAATGTAGATTTTGGGTTTGTTTTATCAGGCATAGAAGGAGGAACCTATAACCAATTAGGAGAAGTTAAAATAATTAAAAATGTTTTAGATAATGAATATTCCATCGAATATAGATCAGGCTTAAAAGAAGGTAAAAAATATTATTTTAATGTTTTTATAATTTTAAATGGAGAGTATTTCTATGGAAAAGAAAAACTTTTTGTTTCTAATGGTAGTGCAATACCAATTATTAAAGAGTTATCATCAAGTAAGTTGAGTCTTTTAGATACCCTTTTAATTAAAGGTTCTTATTTTTCCCAAAACCCAAAAGTTTATTTTTCTAATGTAGTAGCTGTTCCTTTTGTGAGTTCAGATTCATTAATTAAAGTGGTAGTTCCTTTTCCTAAAAACAATTATTTATTAACTAAACCTTATTCTAAAATAAAAATTGTTAATGAAGATAATCAAGAAAATACAATCAGTAATTTTTCTTTAAATACTCCTAGAATTGATTCTATTGTTCCGAAACGAATTACAGATTCTGATACATTAAGAATTTATGGAGATTATTTCGATGCTAAAAGATCAAATATGGTCACTACTATATCAGATAATCAACAATATAATTATAAGATAATAAAATCTAGTAAAAATATAATTATCCTTGAGCCTTCAATAATAAGAAAAAAGAACCCTATTATAGTTGTTAGAAGTCAGCTTACAAATGTGACAAAACAAATGGAGGTATTAATGCCCGAAATTACTTCTATACCAACAAACTGCCTTTCTTTTGAAGATGACTTAGTAATAAAAGGAGCTAATTTCCCTTTAAATAATGATAGGTTTATTATAAAGTTAGAAGATAATTATCTTTCTCCTTATATAGCAACTAGAGATAGTTTAGTTTTTAAAATAGACAATGGTTATAAATTTAAAGATTTTAAAGACAATGAAATTTCAATAAACTATTTAAATGAAGTTAACATAGCTAAAGATAAAATATGCATAGATGAACCTTGGTTAAAAGTAAATAATGATTATGAGGGACACGGTGTAATTAAAATGTTTACATTCAACGAAGACATTTATGCTTTAGGATTTACATACACGAATTGGGATACTCTTAAAGATGTTTTTAAACTGAATAAAAATACTTTTAATTTTGAAAAAGTTACTGATGAAAATTTTAATAAAGAGTATTCCTCTAATTCTGGGAGGTTAAATGTTTTTTATAAAGATAAAATGTATTCAAAAAAATACCTTTCTAGTAATGATGATTTATTTGCTAGTTATAATATATTAACAAATGATAAAAAAGAGTTATCAGATTTCCCTGGAGTACTAAGAGAGTACGGTTTTATGGTTGTTGTTGGGGATTACATCTACACAGGTTTAGGTGAAAGGTATTTTAGAGAACCTATGAGAGATATTTGGAAATATTCTATTATAAATAATTCTTGGGAAAAAATTATAGATAATTTTCCGGAAATTACCTCTTCTTACGAAACATCTAAATTAAACCCTTTAGTTTTTGTCGATAATAATAAAATTTACATTGGTTCTGGGCAAGTTAATAAGCAATTAGATTTTTGGGAATTAGATACCGAAAATAACCAAATAACAAAAAAGTTAGATTTGCCTGATGCATTTAAAAATCTTTCTGTAAACTCAAATAATGCACTTTTTATAGAAAATAAAACGTATTTTCATAATCAATCTATGTTTGAATATGATTCAAATAATGATATTTGGAAAAACTACATTACTAATGGAGAAAGGTATAGCGGTGCTGGATATTTTTATTTAAATGATGAAATTTATATGAAATATGATAGAGCTATTTATAAATTTAATTCTGAGTATTTAAAGTAA
- a CDS encoding thioredoxin family protein: MKKVFLLACIMVFASCISQQKVTETQKVLAVKNQSGDLIGVANKASFQQIPYSTWFNQKLERYTPDPATITALKSELKGITIKGFMGTWCGDSKRETPHLYKILEQTDFNLNNFELITVDVSKKTPDNLQEGFDIKRVPTFIFYRDGKEIGRYVEYARESLEKDILKIVSGEPYKHSYDN; encoded by the coding sequence ATGAAAAAAGTCTTTTTATTGGCTTGTATTATGGTATTTGCATCTTGCATTAGCCAACAAAAAGTAACTGAAACTCAAAAAGTACTTGCAGTTAAAAATCAAAGTGGGGATTTGATTGGAGTGGCTAACAAAGCCTCTTTTCAACAAATCCCTTATAGCACTTGGTTTAATCAGAAGTTAGAGCGTTATACTCCAGACCCAGCAACAATTACCGCTCTTAAAAGTGAGTTAAAAGGTATTACAATTAAAGGTTTTATGGGAACTTGGTGTGGAGATAGTAAAAGAGAAACACCTCATTTATATAAAATTCTAGAACAAACGGATTTTAACTTAAATAATTTTGAGCTTATTACTGTTGACGTAAGTAAAAAAACTCCTGATAATTTACAGGAAGGTTTCGACATAAAAAGAGTACCAACTTTTATCTTTTATAGAGATGGAAAAGAAATTGGTAGATATGTAGAATATGCCCGTGAATCTTTAGAGAAAGACATACTGAAAATTGTTTCTGGAGAACCTTATAAACATTCTTACGACAATTAA